The proteins below come from a single Ignavibacteriales bacterium genomic window:
- a CDS encoding carboxypeptidase regulatory-like domain-containing protein, with product MDSPRHTRKRTLLGLLFLGGALACGQHALAQDAKKLGEIRGKITIARVDVDTQKPPIIDRYSTHRPALTGPEHTSATPVSYKLSEKAVIYLESEVMKAHSFAPPAVHPILDQKDLMFHPQVLPVLAGTTVDFPNRDNLFHNVFSYSQPKEFDLGRYPTGTQKSVRFDQPGIVRVYCDIHAHMNATILILENPYFVVPDDQGSFSIKNVPSGAYTVRFWYGRELAGSQSITVKGGDVVNANFTY from the coding sequence ATGGATAGCCCTCGACACACGAGAAAAAGGACCCTCCTCGGGCTTCTGTTTCTCGGGGGAGCGCTGGCTTGCGGTCAACACGCACTGGCACAGGATGCAAAGAAGCTGGGGGAAATTCGCGGGAAGATCACCATTGCCAGGGTAGATGTTGACACGCAGAAGCCTCCCATCATTGACCGCTACAGCACGCATCGACCGGCACTGACCGGCCCGGAACACACATCAGCTACGCCAGTTTCGTACAAGTTATCGGAGAAGGCCGTCATTTATCTTGAAAGTGAGGTGATGAAGGCGCACAGCTTTGCTCCTCCGGCAGTTCATCCGATTCTCGATCAGAAAGATCTCATGTTTCATCCCCAGGTATTGCCGGTACTCGCCGGCACCACCGTGGACTTTCCAAATCGAGACAACCTTTTTCACAACGTGTTTTCGTACTCTCAACCGAAAGAATTCGACCTGGGCCGCTATCCGACCGGAACCCAGAAGTCTGTCCGGTTCGACCAGCCCGGGATCGTGCGGGTCTATTGCGATATTCACGCGCACATGAACGCTACAATCCTGATTCTCGAGAATCCGTATTTTGTCGTCCCCGATGACCAGGGATCGTTTTCGATCAAGAACGTCCCTAGCGGTGCCTACACAGTCAGGTTTTGGTACGGCCGCGAGCTTGCCGGAAGCCAGAGTATCACCGTCAAGGGGGGCGACGTTGTCAACGCAAACTTCACCTACTGA
- a CDS encoding BrxA/BrxB family bacilliredoxin: MYNILIQQMRDEVTRLGAQELKTPEDVDAALPKAKGTTLVVVNSTCGCAAGAARPALAKAMQNPVVPDKLVTVFAGQEKEATARAREYFTDQPPSSPSFAIMRDGKFVHMIHRYQIEGHTADQVAATIAQAFDRFCVSEAKHAV, translated from the coding sequence ATGTACAATATTCTGATTCAGCAAATGAGAGACGAAGTGACGCGGCTTGGGGCACAGGAACTGAAAACACCTGAAGATGTTGATGCGGCGCTTCCGAAGGCGAAGGGAACGACACTCGTTGTCGTCAACTCAACCTGCGGATGTGCAGCAGGGGCTGCCCGCCCTGCTCTGGCGAAGGCCATGCAGAATCCGGTTGTACCGGACAAGCTTGTCACCGTGTTTGCCGGACAGGAAAAGGAAGCAACTGCCCGTGCCCGTGAGTACTTTACAGACCAGCCGCCATCATCTCCGTCGTTCGCGATCATGCGCGATGGAAAATTCGTTCACATGATTCACCGTTATCAAATTGAAGGTCATACGGCGGATCAGGTGGCGGCAACAATCGCTCAGGCGTTCGACCGGTTCTGTGTCTCCGAGGCAAAACACGCAGTCTGA
- a CDS encoding co-chaperone GroES family protein yields MEIKSRKKIILVGDKVLIAPDADAERTNHGLYLPPGVKEKEKVNSGVVVQVGPGYAVPNPHFLDQEQWSTSPKDPIKYMPLQAEEGDFAVFLRDSGIEIEYDEHKYLIVPHSAILMLIRRNEYVQGPEQ; encoded by the coding sequence GTGGAGATAAAATCCCGCAAGAAGATTATCCTTGTCGGCGACAAGGTGCTCATCGCACCGGATGCCGATGCGGAACGCACCAACCACGGATTATACCTTCCTCCCGGAGTCAAAGAGAAAGAAAAAGTCAACAGCGGTGTTGTTGTCCAGGTCGGCCCGGGATACGCTGTTCCCAATCCCCACTTCCTCGACCAGGAACAATGGTCGACTTCTCCGAAAGACCCGATCAAATACATGCCTCTTCAGGCTGAAGAGGGAGACTTCGCTGTGTTTCTCCGCGACTCCGGCATTGAGATCGAGTACGACGAACACAAGTATCTGATTGTCCCCCACTCGGCAATCCTGATGCTCATCCGCCGCAACGAATATGTCCAAGGACCGGAGCAGTAA